From Nymphaea colorata isolate Beijing-Zhang1983 chromosome 6, ASM883128v2, whole genome shotgun sequence, a single genomic window includes:
- the LOC116255431 gene encoding sedoheptulose-1,7-bisphosphatase, chloroplastic → METAVISSTHVTLSAGASSRSTALASSASLRRLVDARSLKSSSIYGDPLRHSVRKLQARVKGRPLSSSPAQITRCELGDSLEEFLNKSTEDKNLVRLLVCMGEALRTIAFKVRTASCGGTACVNTFGDEQLAVDLLADKLLFEALRYSHVCKYACSEEEPELQDMEGPAEGGFSVAFDPLDGSSIVDTNFTVGTIFGVWPGDKLTGITGRDQAAAAMGIYGPRTTYVLALKDIPGTHEFLLLDEGKWQHVKDTTQIGEGKMFSPGNLRATFDNPEYQKLINYYVNEKYTLRYTGGMVPDVNQIIVKEKGIFTNVTSPTSKAKLRLLFEVAPLGFLVEKAGGYSSDGKQSVLDRVIENLDDRTQVAYGSKNEIIRFEETLYGSSRLKVGTPVGAAA, encoded by the exons ATGGAGACTGCTGTCATCTCTTCCACTCACGTCACGCTCTCTGCCGGCGCCTCGAGCCGGTCGACGGCGCTCGCTTCCTCTGCTTCCCTCCGCCGCCTCGTTGACGCCAGG AGCTTGAAATCGAGCTCGATCTACGGTGATCCTCTGCGACATTCGGTGAGGAAGTTGCAGGCAAGAGTGAAAGGAAGGCCGTTGTCCTCTTCGCCGGCGCAAATCACCAGATGCGAGCTGGGTGACAGCTTG GAAGAGTTCCTGAACAAGTCAACGGAGGACAAGAACCTGGTGAGGCTGCTGGTGTGCATGGGTGAAGCGCTGAGGACCATAGCCTTCAAGGTCAGAACTGCTTCCTGTGGTGGCACCGCCTGTGTTAACACCTTCGGTGATGAACAGCTCGCCGTCGACTTGCTTGCCGACAAACTGCTCTTCGAG GCATTAAGGTACTCTCACGTCTGCAAGTATGCCTGCTCAGAGGAAGAGCCGGAACTCCAAGATATGGAGGGCCCTGCAGAAG GAGGCTTTAGTGTTGCTTTTGATCCCCTTGATGGCTCCAGCATCGTTGATACCAACTTTACAGTCGGAACAATCTTCGGTGTGTGGCCTGGAGATAAATTGACGGGTATTACAGGAAGAGACCAAGCGGCTGCTGCCATGGGAATATATGGACCAAGAACAACTTATGTTCTTGCTCTTAAGGATATTCCTGGAACGCATGAATTTTTGCTACTTGATGAAG GAAAATGGCAACATGTTAAAGACACCACTCAAATTGGAGAAGGAAAGATGTTCTCTCCAGGAAATCTGAGGGCCACCTTTGACAACCCTGAGTATCAAAAG CTTATCAACTACTATGTGAATGAAAAGTACACACTAAGATACACTGGAGGGATGGTTCCTGATGTCAACCAG ATCAttgtaaaggaaaaaggtaTCTTCACAAATGTCACATCCCCAACTTCAAAGGCGAAGCTAAGGCTGCTGTTTGAGGTTGCTCCATTGGGCTTTCTAGTTGAGAAAGCAGGGGGTTACAGTAGTGATGGGAAGCAATCAGTGCTGGATAGGGTGATTGAGAATCTGGATGACAGGACCCAAGTGGCGTATGGATCGAAGAACGAGATTATCCGATTTGAAGAAACTTTGTATGGATCCTCTAGGCTCAAGGTTGGAACACCAGTTGGTGCAGCTGCTTAA